From the genome of Perca fluviatilis chromosome 1, GENO_Pfluv_1.0, whole genome shotgun sequence, one region includes:
- the pnpla6 gene encoding patatin-like phospholipase domain-containing protein 6 isoform X6, translating to MGQSTSEQEVQGDNPEDGFNNIKTFVEEELQTSMMVGMVIGAGIAIVLIAILIFFILRRIKLRNIEAQEAPKYRFRKRDKVMFYGRKIMRKVSQSTSSLVGTSSSSRPRLKKKQKMLNIAKKILRFKKEVPILQAKEPPPSVLEADLTEFDVANSHLPSEVLYMLKNVRVLGHFEKPLFLELCKHMVFVQFQQGEYVFRPGQPDCSIYVVQDGKLELCLTGIDGKESVVKEVYPGDSVHSLLSILDVITGHQKPYRTVSARAAEVSTVLRLPVEAFLSIFEKYPESLVRVVQIIMVRLQRVTVLALHNYLGLTNELFSHEMQPSRLPPPSPHPTRTSPIRHGKRFGSLTVTEEHREAAIKGEDTGGEQGKDGATVPTLSRTISMPADIAGMQKSLRSDFDMAYERGRISVSAEDGNTPVFTRSVCQDQRERRVTVDEVPSGIYLYPEEESGVDNISTPVSSRSNAALFEEAQKEILKLMKIEDPSLLNGKVTLHHAKAGAVLARQGDQDVSLHFVLSGCLHVYQRMIDKQEAVCLFVTHPGEMVGQLAVLTGEPLIFTIKAVRDCTYLKISKSDFYEIMREQPSVVLSAAHTVAVRMSPFVRQMDFAIDWMAVEAGRALYRQDDQSDCTYIVLNGRLRSVIRKTNGKKELVGEYGRGDLIGVVEALTRQPRATTVHAVRDTELVKLPEGTLNNIKRRYPQVVTRLIHLLGQKILGNLQQGRGPFSGSALGLPSVTASTDVTNPASNLSTVAVLPVCDEVPINAFNMELSHALSAIGPTLLLTSEIIKERLGACALDCIHEYRLSGWLAQQEDINRIVLYQTDNSMTPWTQRCIRQADCILIVGLGDQEPALGELEQMLENTAVRALKQLVLLHKEDGPGPSRTVEWLNMRSWCSGHLHLKCPRRVFSRRSPSKIRDVYEKVFEKTADRHSDFSRLARVLTGNSIAVVLGGGGARGCSHVGVIKAMEEAGIPIDIVGGTSIGSFIGALYAEERSAVRTKQRAREWSKAMNSVFKTVLDLTYPITSMFSGSAFNTSIYKVFQDKQAEDLWLPYFNVTTDITASAMRVHQDDLFIFFCPSHLFLKLPDYAL from the exons ATGGGACAGAGTACCTCTGAACAAGAGGTCCAAGGAGACAACCCTGAG GACGGGTTTAATAACATCAAGACATTTGTGGAGGAGGAACTACAGACGAGCATG ATGGTGGGGATGGTGATTGGTGCGGGCATTGCCATAGTCCTCATCGCCATCCTCATCTTCTTCATCTTGCGGAGGATCAAGCTTCGAA ACATAGAAGCTCAGGAGGCACCCAAATACCGCTTTCGCAAGAGGGACAAAGTCATGTTCTACGGGCGAAAGATCATGCGCAAA GTCTCACAATCTACCTCTTCCCTGGTGGgtacatcctcctcctctcggCCACGCctaaagaagaagcagaagatgCTCAACATTGCCAAAAA GATCCTGCGCTTTAAGAAGGAGGTGCCCATCCTGCAGGCCAAGGAGCCCCCTCCCTCAGTGCTTGAGGCTGACCTCACCGAATTTGATGTCGCCAACTCCCACCTCCCCTCTGAGGTGCTCTACATGCTCAAAAATGTCCG TGTGCTGGGTCACTTTGAGAAGCCCCTCTTCCTGGAGCTGTGTAAACACATGGTGTTTGTGCAGTTCCAACAAGGGGAGTACGTCTTCCGGCCGGGCCAGCCTGACTGCAGCATCTACGTGGTTCAGGATGGAAAACTAGAATTGTGCCTTACTGGAATT GATGGCAAAGAAAGTGTTGTGAAGGAGGTTTACCCGGGAGACAGTGTCCACAGCCTCCTCAGCATCCTGGATGTCATCACA GGCCACCAGAAGCCTTACAGAACTGTGTCGGCACGGGCTGCAGAGGTTTCCACTGTTCTCCGTTTACCTGTAGAGGCTTTCCTCTCTATATTTGAGAAGTACCCTGAGAGCCTGGTGCGGGTAGTACAG ATTATCATGGTTCGTCTCCAAAGAGTGACAGTCCTAGCCCTGCACAACTATCTGGGGCTCACCAATGAGCTCTTCAGCCAT GAAATGCAGCCCTCGCGTCTGCCACCTCCGTCTCCCCACCCAACCCGCACCAGTCCCATCCGGCATGGCAAACGTTTTGGCAGCCTGACCGTTACAGAGGAGCATCGGGAAGCTGCCATTAAGGGTGAAGATACAG GAGGAGAACAAGGGAAGGATGGAGCAACAGTGCCAACTCTTAGCAGGACCATCTCCATGCCTGCGGACATTGCTG GTATGCAGAAAAGTCTCAGATCAGACTTTGACATGGCTTACGAAAGGGGACGGATCTCTGTCTCTGCAGAGGATGGCAACACTCCTGTGTTTACTAGG TCTGTATGCCAGGACCAGCGGGAGCGGAGGGTGACAGTAGATGAGGTTCCCTCAGGGATCTATCTGTATCCGGAGGAAGAGTCGGGAGTGGACAATATCTCCACGCCTGTGTCCAGTCGATCCAATGCTGCTTTGTTTGAGGAAGCTCAGAAAGAGATCCTCAAACTCATGAAGATTGAG GACCCATCCTTGTTAAATGGGAAAGTGACTCTGCACCATGCAAAAGCTGGAGCTGTCTTAGCCAGACAGGGAGATCAG GATGTGAGTCTGCACTTCGTCCTGTCTGGTTGTCTGCACGTCTACCAGCGGATGATTGACAAGCAGGAAGCCGTCTGCTTGTTTGTGACCCACCCAGGGGAGATGGTGGGCCAGCTCGCTGTGCTCACTGGAGAGCCCCTCATCTTCACTATCAAGGCCGTCCGAGACTGTACTTACCTCAAGATCTCAAAGTCAGATTTCTACGA GATCATGAGGGAGCAGCCCAGTGTGGTGCTGAGTGCAGCTCACACGGTGGCCGTCCGCATGTCCCCTTTTGTCAGGCAGATGGACTTTGCTATTGACTGGATGGCTGTGGAGGCTGGCAGAGCCCTCTACAG ACAGGACGACCAGTCAGACTGCACCTACATTGTTCTGAATGGACGTCTACGTTCAGTCATCCGCAAGACAAATGGCAAAAAAGAACTAGTTGGGGAATACGGCAGAGGAGACCTCATCGGGGTG GTGGAGGCCTTGACCAGACAGCCAAGAGCCACCACTGTCCACGCTGTGAGAGACACGGAGCTGGTCAAACTGCCCGAGGGAACACTCAACAACATCAAAAGACGATATCCCCAG GTGGTGACGAGGTTGATCCACTTGTTAGGCCAGAAGATTCTGGGAAACCTGCAGCAGGGTCGCGGGCCCTTCTCAG GGTCAGCCCTGGGTCTGCCCAGCGTGACAGCCAGTACTGATGTCACCAACCCTGCCAGCAACCTCTCCACTGTGGCTGTCCTGCCTGTATGTGACGAGGTGCCTATCAATGCATTCAACATGGAGCTCAGCCATGCCCTCAGTGCCATTG GGCCCACTCTGCTATTAACCAGCGAAATAATCAAAGAGCGACTGGGCGCCTGTGCTTTGGACTG TATCCATGAGTACCGTCTCTCCGGCTGGCTGGCCCAGCAGGAGGACATCAATCGGATTGTCCTGTACCAGACTGACAACAGCATGACCCCGTGGACTCAGCGCTGCATCCGCCAGGCTGACTGCATCCTCATCGTCGGCCTGGGGGACCAGGAACCTGCCCTTGGagag TTGGAGCAGATGCTGGAGAACACAGCAGTTCGGGCTCTGAAACAGCTGGTCCTTCTGCACAAAGAGGATGGGCCGGGCCCTTCCAGGACTGTCGAGTGGCTCAACATGCGTAGCTGGTGCTCCGGGCATCTTCATCTCAAGTGTCCCCGCAGGGTCTTCTCCAGACGCAGCCCCAGCAAAATA AGGGATGTATATGAGAAGGTGTTTGAGAAAACGGCAGACAGGCACAGTGATTTCTCTCGGCTGGCCCGAGTCCTTACAGGAAACAGCATCGCCGTGGTGCTGGGAGGAGGCGGAGCCAG AGGCTGCTCTCATGTGGGTGTGATCAAAGCTATGGAGGAAGCGGGGATTCCTATTGACATAGTGGGTGGGACCTCAATCGGCTCATTCATTGGCGCTCTGTATGCTGAGGAGAGGAGTGCCGTCAGAACCAAACAGAGAGCTAGAGAGTGGTCCAAG GCAATGAACTCAGTATTCAAGACAGTCCTGGACCTTACCTATCCCATCACCTCCATGTTCTCGGGTTCTGCCTTTAACACTAGCATCTATAAAGTGTTCCAGGATAAGCAAGCTGAG GACCTGTGGCTGCCATACTTCAACGTCACCACTGACATCACAGCCTCTGCCATGCGTGTTCACCAGGATG atcttttcatatttttttgtccATCACATCTGTTTCTAAAACTCCCAGATTATGCCCTATAG
- the pnpla6 gene encoding patatin-like phospholipase domain-containing protein 6 isoform X5, which produces MGQSTSEQEVQGDNPEDGFNNIKTFVEEELQTSMMVGMVIGAGIAIVLIAILIFFILRRIKLRNIEAQEAPKYRFRKRDKVMFYGRKIMRKVSQSTSSLVGTSSSSRPRLKKKQKMLNIAKKILRFKKEVPILQAKEPPPSVLEADLTEFDVANSHLPSEVLYMLKNVRVLGHFEKPLFLELCKHMVFVQFQQGEYVFRPGQPDCSIYVVQDGKLELCLTGIDGKESVVKEVYPGDSVHSLLSILDVITGHQKPYRTVSARAAEVSTVLRLPVEAFLSIFEKYPESLVRVVQIIMVRLQRVTVLALHNYLGLTNELFSHEMQPSRLPPPSPHPTRTSPIRHGKRFGSLTVTEEHREAAIKGEDTGGEQGKDGATVPTLSRTISMPADIAGMQKSLRSDFDMAYERGRISVSAEDGNTPVFTRSVCQDQRERRVTVDEVPSGIYLYPEEESGVDNISTPVSSRSNAALFEEAQKEILKLMKIEDPSLLNGKVTLHHAKAGAVLARQGDQDVSLHFVLSGCLHVYQRMIDKQEAVCLFVTHPGEMVGQLAVLTGEPLIFTIKAVRDCTYLKISKSDFYEIMREQPSVVLSAAHTVAVRMSPFVRQMDFAIDWMAVEAGRALYRQDDQSDCTYIVLNGRLRSVIRKTNGKKELVGEYGRGDLIGVVEALTRQPRATTVHAVRDTELVKLPEGTLNNIKRRYPQVVTRLIHLLGQKILGNLQQGRGPFSGSALGLPSVTASTDVTNPASNLSTVAVLPVCDEVPINAFNMELSHALSAIGPTLLLTSEIIKERLGACALDCIHEYRLSGWLAQQEDINRIVLYQTDNSMTPWTQRCIRQADCILIVGLGDQEPALGELEQMLENTAVRALKQLVLLHKEDGPGPSRTVEWLNMRSWCSGHLHLKCPRRVFSRRSPSKIRDVYEKVFEKTADRHSDFSRLARVLTGNSIAVVLGGGGARGCSHVGVIKAMEEAGIPIDIVGGTSIGSFIGALYAEERSAVRTKQRAREWSKAMNSVFKTVLDLTYPITSMFSGSAFNTSIYKVFQDKQAEDLWLPYFNVTTDITASAMRVHQDASCTLVLYVAGISFSPCLPLSLLLLFFSFLLSLSVFLALFFHL; this is translated from the exons ATGGGACAGAGTACCTCTGAACAAGAGGTCCAAGGAGACAACCCTGAG GACGGGTTTAATAACATCAAGACATTTGTGGAGGAGGAACTACAGACGAGCATG ATGGTGGGGATGGTGATTGGTGCGGGCATTGCCATAGTCCTCATCGCCATCCTCATCTTCTTCATCTTGCGGAGGATCAAGCTTCGAA ACATAGAAGCTCAGGAGGCACCCAAATACCGCTTTCGCAAGAGGGACAAAGTCATGTTCTACGGGCGAAAGATCATGCGCAAA GTCTCACAATCTACCTCTTCCCTGGTGGgtacatcctcctcctctcggCCACGCctaaagaagaagcagaagatgCTCAACATTGCCAAAAA GATCCTGCGCTTTAAGAAGGAGGTGCCCATCCTGCAGGCCAAGGAGCCCCCTCCCTCAGTGCTTGAGGCTGACCTCACCGAATTTGATGTCGCCAACTCCCACCTCCCCTCTGAGGTGCTCTACATGCTCAAAAATGTCCG TGTGCTGGGTCACTTTGAGAAGCCCCTCTTCCTGGAGCTGTGTAAACACATGGTGTTTGTGCAGTTCCAACAAGGGGAGTACGTCTTCCGGCCGGGCCAGCCTGACTGCAGCATCTACGTGGTTCAGGATGGAAAACTAGAATTGTGCCTTACTGGAATT GATGGCAAAGAAAGTGTTGTGAAGGAGGTTTACCCGGGAGACAGTGTCCACAGCCTCCTCAGCATCCTGGATGTCATCACA GGCCACCAGAAGCCTTACAGAACTGTGTCGGCACGGGCTGCAGAGGTTTCCACTGTTCTCCGTTTACCTGTAGAGGCTTTCCTCTCTATATTTGAGAAGTACCCTGAGAGCCTGGTGCGGGTAGTACAG ATTATCATGGTTCGTCTCCAAAGAGTGACAGTCCTAGCCCTGCACAACTATCTGGGGCTCACCAATGAGCTCTTCAGCCAT GAAATGCAGCCCTCGCGTCTGCCACCTCCGTCTCCCCACCCAACCCGCACCAGTCCCATCCGGCATGGCAAACGTTTTGGCAGCCTGACCGTTACAGAGGAGCATCGGGAAGCTGCCATTAAGGGTGAAGATACAG GAGGAGAACAAGGGAAGGATGGAGCAACAGTGCCAACTCTTAGCAGGACCATCTCCATGCCTGCGGACATTGCTG GTATGCAGAAAAGTCTCAGATCAGACTTTGACATGGCTTACGAAAGGGGACGGATCTCTGTCTCTGCAGAGGATGGCAACACTCCTGTGTTTACTAGG TCTGTATGCCAGGACCAGCGGGAGCGGAGGGTGACAGTAGATGAGGTTCCCTCAGGGATCTATCTGTATCCGGAGGAAGAGTCGGGAGTGGACAATATCTCCACGCCTGTGTCCAGTCGATCCAATGCTGCTTTGTTTGAGGAAGCTCAGAAAGAGATCCTCAAACTCATGAAGATTGAG GACCCATCCTTGTTAAATGGGAAAGTGACTCTGCACCATGCAAAAGCTGGAGCTGTCTTAGCCAGACAGGGAGATCAG GATGTGAGTCTGCACTTCGTCCTGTCTGGTTGTCTGCACGTCTACCAGCGGATGATTGACAAGCAGGAAGCCGTCTGCTTGTTTGTGACCCACCCAGGGGAGATGGTGGGCCAGCTCGCTGTGCTCACTGGAGAGCCCCTCATCTTCACTATCAAGGCCGTCCGAGACTGTACTTACCTCAAGATCTCAAAGTCAGATTTCTACGA GATCATGAGGGAGCAGCCCAGTGTGGTGCTGAGTGCAGCTCACACGGTGGCCGTCCGCATGTCCCCTTTTGTCAGGCAGATGGACTTTGCTATTGACTGGATGGCTGTGGAGGCTGGCAGAGCCCTCTACAG ACAGGACGACCAGTCAGACTGCACCTACATTGTTCTGAATGGACGTCTACGTTCAGTCATCCGCAAGACAAATGGCAAAAAAGAACTAGTTGGGGAATACGGCAGAGGAGACCTCATCGGGGTG GTGGAGGCCTTGACCAGACAGCCAAGAGCCACCACTGTCCACGCTGTGAGAGACACGGAGCTGGTCAAACTGCCCGAGGGAACACTCAACAACATCAAAAGACGATATCCCCAG GTGGTGACGAGGTTGATCCACTTGTTAGGCCAGAAGATTCTGGGAAACCTGCAGCAGGGTCGCGGGCCCTTCTCAG GGTCAGCCCTGGGTCTGCCCAGCGTGACAGCCAGTACTGATGTCACCAACCCTGCCAGCAACCTCTCCACTGTGGCTGTCCTGCCTGTATGTGACGAGGTGCCTATCAATGCATTCAACATGGAGCTCAGCCATGCCCTCAGTGCCATTG GGCCCACTCTGCTATTAACCAGCGAAATAATCAAAGAGCGACTGGGCGCCTGTGCTTTGGACTG TATCCATGAGTACCGTCTCTCCGGCTGGCTGGCCCAGCAGGAGGACATCAATCGGATTGTCCTGTACCAGACTGACAACAGCATGACCCCGTGGACTCAGCGCTGCATCCGCCAGGCTGACTGCATCCTCATCGTCGGCCTGGGGGACCAGGAACCTGCCCTTGGagag TTGGAGCAGATGCTGGAGAACACAGCAGTTCGGGCTCTGAAACAGCTGGTCCTTCTGCACAAAGAGGATGGGCCGGGCCCTTCCAGGACTGTCGAGTGGCTCAACATGCGTAGCTGGTGCTCCGGGCATCTTCATCTCAAGTGTCCCCGCAGGGTCTTCTCCAGACGCAGCCCCAGCAAAATA AGGGATGTATATGAGAAGGTGTTTGAGAAAACGGCAGACAGGCACAGTGATTTCTCTCGGCTGGCCCGAGTCCTTACAGGAAACAGCATCGCCGTGGTGCTGGGAGGAGGCGGAGCCAG AGGCTGCTCTCATGTGGGTGTGATCAAAGCTATGGAGGAAGCGGGGATTCCTATTGACATAGTGGGTGGGACCTCAATCGGCTCATTCATTGGCGCTCTGTATGCTGAGGAGAGGAGTGCCGTCAGAACCAAACAGAGAGCTAGAGAGTGGTCCAAG GCAATGAACTCAGTATTCAAGACAGTCCTGGACCTTACCTATCCCATCACCTCCATGTTCTCGGGTTCTGCCTTTAACACTAGCATCTATAAAGTGTTCCAGGATAAGCAAGCTGAG GACCTGTGGCTGCCATACTTCAACGTCACCACTGACATCACAGCCTCTGCCATGCGTGTTCACCAGGATG CCTCTTGCACTCTTGTTCTCTATGTTGCGGGCATTTCTTTCTCTCCatgtcttcctctctccctccttcttctctttttcagctttcttctctctctctctgtcttcctcgctctctttttccatctgtgA